In the genome of Candida dubliniensis CD36 chromosome 3, complete sequence, the window GTACTCTTAACCAATCGACATTACTACCGCATAAGACCTAGTAACTAGCAGTTTGCAGTGTGTTTGTGGTCAAGAATAAGTTACACACCAATATCCAAATCTTGAATAAATCAATCTCACTcaagaaaattaaattgacTGTCAAAATAATTCTCAGCCAATAAGTGTCGCATCCAAACACACATACATTATCACTTGttactcttttttttttaggtaATTGTGTGAGAAATTGAAGGGAGATTACCTAAAGggcaaaacaaaaaaaaaacccacACCAGATAAAAAGATATTTGGGTTATTACTAATCTCGATTGACATTCTATCGAAACCTTCACATATTAAACCAAGGGTTATTCGCTAATAAGAATAGTTAGTGCAAGACTTTAGTTTTAATAGCAccagatttttttttagctaCTTTTTGTTCTATTATTGAAGGGGGGGgcaaagaaaataatttgttacgaagggaaaaaaaaaaaaaactaacGATTATATATACAACTAAAGATAGCCATTACAGTCCTGgtttttttctattattattattattttacaACCGCCACCCTATCTAGTGGagaaattaattcaaaaacaCCAGCAGACTAGAGCACAATGTTTAATActaaaatatttgaaaatacaGGCTCATCAGGGTCGACAACTGCAATGAATATTCCTGTTCAATCAGAACCGTCAAACACAGGCAATGCGCAACCACAACCAATAGATATTACATTCAACCATCGTCCGTCAGTTTTTAATAACTCACGATTTAGACGCGAGTCCGTGGCACATTCTCAGGGGATGGGTGGTATATCGTGGGGTTCTGTTACCATCGGTTCGTGGCTAAAAGATGAGGTGATGATGGCGAGTGGAGGAAATAACAATTTTCTTAACCCACACTATCATCCGACTCAGTCCCATAACAACCAATCTCTGCATCTGAGCTattcacaacaacaacaacagcaacaacaaaatctaATCAACCCACGAAGAGGCTCATTTAGGACATCTAATCACCCAAATTTATCGCCACACTTACAAACTTCATACCTACCCGAGTTAGAAGCCGATTATTGTAAAGATTATAGCTGTTGTGGGGAGTTATTACCAACATTGCATGATTTATTGAGACACTATGAGGAGGCGCATATACTGGCATCGCCGCCACCCGACCAGAACCATTTCGTTCTAAACAACAGTCGTAACCGGAATAACTACAACAATGCACATAATGTAATGGAAACTGTATCCACCACCGATGTGTTTTTAAATAACAATCACAACAACCATCATACCCCAACTATGCATCCCAGCGCAACCACTAACAATTATAACGGAAACAACAGTTTCGGTAACCAACAAGCCCATCAAGTGCTTCAGCAGCATgataatcaacaacaacaacaacaacaacaacaacagctgCAACATAGCCAAAACCAACTACACCACAACTCCgataattatcaacatcaactGCAACTGACTTCACGACAACCAGGACAACAATTTGGACAGAGTAATAGTCATTTTGGGtcccaacaacaatcaccATCTAGCGGTTCACAAGGAGATGGAACACCAATGCAAACGGACGAGGATGATATGTATATCGATGACCCAGCTCGCCATCTTTACGTTATGGAAAATGAGGAGAACAAGCCGTTCAAGTGTCCAGTTATCGGATGTGACAAAACATACAAGAACCAAAACGGATTGAAATATCATAGACAACACGGACACCAAGGACAAAATTTACGTGAGAACCCGGACGGTACGATTTCTATAATTGACCCTGATTCCAACTGCCCATATTTAGACAATGCGGCTTTGGAAAAGGATAAACCATATAGATGCGAGGTATGTGGTAAGAGATACAAGAATCTTAATGGGTTGAAGTATCATCGTGGGCATACCACTCATTAAAGAGAGAGTTTTTCCATACCTGTGTATGAAGGAAGAgagcttttttttttttcattgcattcattattttgcattattttgtattttattttgaattgaCTTTTATGTCAGTGTAAAATTGGGATTACCAAAGTatatttggtttttgatgttattttgttttgttacTTCTCGTTTagtatttattatattttagtatatatttttctctgttgttttattatataGTTAGATTCAGAAATGAACGATAGAATGAGTGTCAATGTTCTTTAAAGTACAGAGTTAATACCAGTTtgatcttcttcttcagatTTATAGTATATTTCTATAAAGTCTGAATAGGAAGAGTATCTATTGGTTCTGATTTCACCTAAAAGGCAAGTAGTTTCTGTTTCCATGATGGATAACATTGTTATTAACCAATCAgtagtaaaaaaaaaaaaaaaattacaatatcttcattatcaaagCAATATGTTCATTCCAGATTTTCAAAGCTTAATAAAAGCTTGATGCTTTTGCATATAAAAAAGGGGTCAGAGGGTCAGCTCATTCTTCTGTTAAGAGTATTTTGATTAACATTAATTagtctttttctttgtcaTGGTGATGTTGGACTTCTCTTTCGAAAATCTATACACCtggttgcaaaaaaaaaaaaacatcaGAAATCCCAAACTTCCTAATTCATaccatttttcttttactaTTACCTTTCTTTTAGATTCAATTCAACgctaatttatcaatattaatgcataatatttttaattaaaacatAAATTGCTAGAACATCCCACATCAGCACTTTCAACACCAAGATAGCTTTATAATTTACCTTTACTTGGCCAGAtcagaattgaatttggcTGCATTTCTGGGTTTTCTTTGATATTattcttgaatttttttttttttttctaattttattttcaagtTATGGCAATATCAAGATCATTGATCACTGAGACAAGTAATCGTTTTATCCCTTCATCTTTATCAACACTGGTGTACAAGACAAGGCACAAAAATGAATTGCAAATATCGTATCAGTCTCATGAAAATTTAgataacaacaaccaacGTGCTAATTTATCAATCCGTGACGATTCCTTGTTCACTCATTCAACTTCAAGTACTTCTTCCAATACTCATTTCCAATCTTCTTCAAGCTCCATaagttct includes:
- a CDS encoding zinc finger-containing transcription factor, putative (Similar to S. cerevisiae SFP1;~In S. cerevisiae: transcription factor that controls expression of many ribosome biogenesis genes in response to nutrients and stress, regulates G2/M transitions during mitotic cell cycle and DNA-damage response, involved in cell size modulation); amino-acid sequence: MFNTKIFENTGSSGSTTAMNIPVQSEPSNTGNAQPQPIDITFNHRPSVFNNSRFRRESVAHSQGMGGISWGSVTIGSWLKDEVMMASGGNNNFLNPHYHPTQSHNNQSSHSSYSQQQQQQQQNLINPRRGSFRTSNHPNLSPHLQTSYLPELEADYCKDYSCCGELLPTLHDLLRHYEEAHISASPPPDQNHFVLNNSRNRNNYNNAHNVMETVSTTDVFLNNNHNNHHTPTMHPSATTNNYNGNNSFGNQQAHQVLQQHDNQQQQQQQQQQSQHSQNQLHHNSDNYQHQSQSTSRQPGQQFGQSNSHFGSQQQSPSSGSQGDGTPMQTDEDDMYIDDPARHLYVMENEENKPFKCPVIGCDKTYKNQNGLKYHRQHGHQGQNLRENPDGTISIIDPDSNCPYLDNAALEKDKPYRCEVCGKRYKNLNGLKYHRGHTTH